The sequence below is a genomic window from Variovorax paradoxus.
TCACCAAGAGGAGCGGCAACAATGCCCGTTGCAGTATCAGTTGCTCATGGCTCATAGAGTCCGGACTATCGATTTTCCCGAAGGATCGTGCTAGCGCGGATGTAATGAAATTACGGGCGATCGCGATGCGTTCTTTACCATATCGACCCTGGCTTGCTACATAACTCCATAATAGCTCGGATACATGGGGTGCGGACAAGTCCAGATGTCGTGCGGCAACGGCAGAGCGTCTGCCGTCTGGCTTGGTGATGATCACTAGCTCGAGCAACGCGGCGTCCAAAGGAAGCCCCTGAGCCACGAGCTCCGAAACCCGGGACTCGTTAAGGAATATCTCATTGTCGCTTCGGCCAACCAGTGACTGTGCAAAAGCAAAGCCTTTTGCGTGTCGGCTTTTCAATATAGCAATTTCTAATGAATTGCGGGTGTCGTGGTGAAAGACGGGCGGATTCATCTATCGGGATCAACAGGCTATCACGGAAAAGCAATCATCTTTTGCTAGCTGGGGAGTAGTCGATGCTAGTACTCCGGCGATGTGTGTAGGCAGACTTTAAGTCAGTTTATGTTTTTGGTTGGACTTCCGGGGTGAGGAGATACATCGCTAAATTCGCTTGTCCGATCTCCTCCGGCGTGCCCGGTTTCGACCAGAGGCCGAGGGGTGCTCTACACTAGACGAGCTCGCAACTCCATCGAATTCAGCGAGCCAAAGGAGGGTGGCGAAATCGCCGTCGACTAGGCGGCAAGCCGCCGGCGGCGAGACTACCGTGTGCGATGCCAGATCAGGTCGTGTGTGGCCCAAGCAGATTCGAGACGCTGTTCTACGCGTGTTCTTGATCTAGCAGTTCAGTGCGACCCAGAAGAGTTCCGTGGCTCAGCAATGCCCCTGGGGCAACTACCGAATTCGCACCTAGCCGCGAATAATCGCCAACGAGCGCTCCGAACTTGTTTGCATCAACGGTAACAAGATTGGCGCCGATCCGAACTCGGATTCCAGCTTGGGGGCGCTCATTGCGGTAGTTGCAGATGAGGGCGCCAGCTTCAACGTTCACGCGCTCGCCCAGAATGGAATCTCCAACGAAGTTGAAATGAGCGAGTTTCGACGAAGCAAAAATGAAGGATGATTTCACCTCGCACCCTGGACCAATGACGCAGTCCTCGTCTAGCCAGCAGCCGCCGCGCAGGTAGGCCCCTGATGCAATGAAACTGCGTGGACCAATCACCAACGGGCCTTTGAGCACTGCGTTGCGCTCGACGATTGCGGTTCGGTGGATCAAAACGTTGTCGATGACGTCGAAATCATCGTTTGCCGTTTCCATGATCAGTTCGCTTACCACGGTTTCGGAACGAGTCGTCAGTTCCCAAGGCGGCCTGTTGGCCCAGGCTCTGAGTGGACAACTGGTTATCCGCCGCACGTAGTCTTGTAGTGAAGGCATAAAAGTCATTCTGAGACTTTACATTGATCTCTTTGCGTTCTTGAGTTGTTTGCCCAGCGCGCCTTCAACTGTGAGGCCGGCAGCATCCGCGTACAAGCCCTTCGAAACTCTCGAAATTTTGCAACCTGCTGACCGCGTGGTCGCTATCCATTCGCCACTTGCTGCGAACCCAAAGTAGGTCCTGGCGTCGACGAAGCTGGAGCATCGGCGCCGGTGACTCGTCTTCCTGAAGTACCTGCCCTGCAGTATTTTGACTTCGCTTTTTTTCGCCTCCATCAGTGACTGCAGGCGCGCTCGCACTCGCGGATTCGCTGCACGAGCAGCGGATGCGCGCAAGTCCCCGGCGCTCGAAATCCGCTCCTGCCGGCGCAGGGGCTACGGCCTACGAAGTCCGGCAGCAGCTCAGCCGAGGACCATGCCTACAACGTAATGTTCGTCGGCACCGGCACCGGTGCCGGTGCCTGAACGATCATCTCGCAGCAGCGGGACGCCCTCTCGTCGCTCAGGTGGAGCTCCAGAGTGAAAGCGCAGGCTGGTAGTTCAGCTCTCGACCAAGTCCTCGTCGATGCGCTGGATCGGTTGCCTGCAGCCATGGATCGCGTTCGTCGATTCGTGCCGGGCCCATCGCAAGCGTAGCAAGAGTGGTGGCAGCAGGGCGCCCTTGGACGTATCCTTCAAGCCTTCTTCGTCCCTCGGGGCTGTCTGGCGAACGCGCGGTGCGCATAGGACGCTAGGATCGCTCTCATTCAGGAAGCTGGGATGCTTCTGTATTTGCCTGAGGGCCCCATGAGTTCTGAACCTGTCGCCCGGCCGCGCAGCGGTCCCCGCAATCCCGTGCGAAAGCACGCCCAGGAGCGTTTCGACGCGTTGCTTGACGCGACGGAGCAGTTGCTGGCTCACAATCAGAACGAAGAGATCAGCCTGGCGCAGATTGCCGACATCGCTGGCGTGCCACTGGCCTCGGTGTATCACTTCTTCCCCAACCGAAACGCGGCCTTCGTCGCCCTGGCCCAGCGCTTCCATGCCGAGCTGTGGCGCCTGGCCGCGCAGCCGCATGACCCGATGCCAGAGACCTGGCAGGAAATGGTCGAGCGCAACCAGCGACGCTCGTCCTCCTACTTGAATGCACACCCGGCTGCCCTGCGCCTGTTCATGGGAGCGGGCGTGAGCGTGCAGGTACGCAACCTCGACATGCACGGCAACACGGTGCTCACGCGCATGCGGGTGGACCAGTTCGTGCGCTACTTCGAGACGCCCCGCATCCCTGATTTCGAGAAACGCCTGGCCGTTGCGCTTGCGATTTCCGATGGCGTCTGGGCGCTGTCGTACAGCGCCCACGGGCGCATCACCGACGAGTACATCACCGAGTCGGTGCGTGCGGCCGTTGTCTACCTGCGCTGTTTCATGCCCGAGGTGCTGGAGCCTCGACGTTGAGACGCCGGGGCCCCGGGGCCTCGGTCCGGGCATGCGGGTTTTCCGCGTTCTTATTCGAATAATCTTTTAATAGTATTCGTCTTGGCATTGTCCTTGCGTCAGTGCTGGTTCTGCTCGCGTGTCGTTCATGCGTGAGCGAAATAGGTGCAGCTTTTCCGCTGCAGTGCACCATCCTGACGTGAGCCTCCTTAGCCCCAAATTTTGTTGAAGTCGAATTTTCTATCAATTAATATCGACTAGGACGGCGCGCCAACTGGCGTGTCGCAGCGAAGACATCGACATCAACCCCATCAAAGGACGGCTTCCATGTGGACGAATACCCAGGACAAGGCGCTTCAAGCGCGTGCGCAGCGCGTCATGCCAGGCGGCATGTACGGCCATGAATCCACGCGGCTGCTGCCGGCGGACTTTCCCCAGTTCTTCCAGCGCGCGCAGGGCACGCGGCTCTGGGACGTGGACGGCAACGAGTACATCGACTACATGTGTGCCTTCGGCCCCAACCTGTTGGGCTACGGTCACGAGGCGGTCGAGGCAGCCGCACGTGCGCAGGCGCAGCGCGGCGACACGATGACGGGCCCAAGTGACGCGATGGTGCGCCTGGCCGAGCTGTTCGTCGACACAGTGAGCCATGCGGACTGGGCGATGTTCTGCAAGAACGGCACCGACGCGACGGCCATGGCGCTGGTGTGCGCGCGAGCTCATCGCCAGCGCCGCAAGGTGCTTCTGGCTCAAGGCGCCTACCACGGCGCGGCGCCGTGGTGCATGCCGCAGGCCGCGGGAAGCACGCCCGAAGATCGCGCGCACATCATCCCGTTCCGCTACAACGATCTGGACAGCCTGGCGGCGGCTGTCGAACTCGCCGGCGACGATCTTGCAGGCATCTTCGCCACGCCATTTCGTCACGAAGCCTTCAGCGACCAATACCTGCCGGGCGCTGACTATGCGCGTGCCGTGCGGCGGGTGTGCGACGAACGCGATGCGCTGCTGGTTGTGGACGACGTGCGCGCGGGCTTTCGCATGGCGCGTGACTGCAGTTGGTCCGCGCTCGGCGTGCAGCCTGACCTAAGCACATGGGGCAAATGCATCGCCAACGGCCATCCGATCTCGGCCATGCTGGGTTCGGAGAAAGCGCGCGACGCGGCCAAAAGCATCTACGTGACAGGCTCCTTCTGGTTCTCTGCCGTTCCAATGGAAGCGGCGATTGCCACACTGCAACTGGTCCGCGACACCGACTACCTCGAACGCATCATGCACACGGGTCAGCTGCTGCGTGATGGGCTGCAAGCGCAAGCTGCCAGCCACGGTTTCGCGTTGCGTCAGACCGGCCCCGTGCAGATGCCCCAGATCTTTTTCGAGGACGACGCCGATATGCGCGTTGGGTATGCATGGACCGCGGCTGCCGTACGCCGCGGGGTTTATCTGCATCCATACCACAACATGTTCATCAATGCGGCGCTCACGCCCGAGGACGTAGCCCGCACGCTCGAGCGTACCGACGACGCCTTTGCCGAGTTGCGCCACAGCCGTGCCGCGCTGCCGCCGCAAAACGATGCGCGCGT
It includes:
- a CDS encoding LpxA family transferase → MPSLQDYVRRITSCPLRAWANRPPWELTTRSETVVSELIMETANDDFDVIDNVLIHRTAIVERNAVLKGPLVIGPRSFIASGAYLRGGCWLDEDCVIGPGCEVKSSFIFASSKLAHFNFVGDSILGERVNVEAGALICNYRNERPQAGIRVRIGANLVTVDANKFGALVGDYSRLGANSVVAPGALLSHGTLLGRTELLDQEHA
- a CDS encoding TetR/AcrR family transcriptional regulator, which gives rise to MSSEPVARPRSGPRNPVRKHAQERFDALLDATEQLLAHNQNEEISLAQIADIAGVPLASVYHFFPNRNAAFVALAQRFHAELWRLAAQPHDPMPETWQEMVERNQRRSSSYLNAHPAALRLFMGAGVSVQVRNLDMHGNTVLTRMRVDQFVRYFETPRIPDFEKRLAVALAISDGVWALSYSAHGRITDEYITESVRAAVVYLRCFMPEVLEPRR
- a CDS encoding aminotransferase class III-fold pyridoxal phosphate-dependent enzyme, which encodes MWTNTQDKALQARAQRVMPGGMYGHESTRLLPADFPQFFQRAQGTRLWDVDGNEYIDYMCAFGPNLLGYGHEAVEAAARAQAQRGDTMTGPSDAMVRLAELFVDTVSHADWAMFCKNGTDATAMALVCARAHRQRRKVLLAQGAYHGAAPWCMPQAAGSTPEDRAHIIPFRYNDLDSLAAAVELAGDDLAGIFATPFRHEAFSDQYLPGADYARAVRRVCDERDALLVVDDVRAGFRMARDCSWSALGVQPDLSTWGKCIANGHPISAMLGSEKARDAAKSIYVTGSFWFSAVPMEAAIATLQLVRDTDYLERIMHTGQLLRDGLQAQAASHGFALRQTGPVQMPQIFFEDDADMRVGYAWTAAAVRRGVYLHPYHNMFINAALTPEDVARTLERTDDAFAELRHSRAALPPQNDARVMERLRRAALATEPA